In Eulemur rufifrons isolate Redbay chromosome 2, OSU_ERuf_1, whole genome shotgun sequence, the sequence tggtgtcattcccaaatgtgcatttaggtgatatTACCTATTTgtccagagaagagaagtgattCTCTACCAAAGATTGTGCCCAAGACACATAGCCTGTGCATAAGGCTGAAAAAATGACCAATTTTAACCCCTAgctcattataatactaaaatccccaccCTGGGAGGGACTTATCCACCATTTTTTGATCATGGGATGTATGTACTAGCATGATTTCTTACCGTACTTGTGTGCGCTGCATTTCACCCCAAACATGTAATGATGCTCACTCCCCTTGTACCTTATTCATTTTACCTCCAAaaaaacccctgaccctgttgaTCAGGGAGACAGTTCATACCTCCCTCCTCCCAGTAGATGCATCTCCtgaaataaattctttcttctttgacaGTCCTTATTGTCTCTGTAATTGGCTGTGTGGCCAGCAACTTTGAACCACCCCTCTTGTGGGTTCATTAACAAAACCCAAGGAAAAAATCTAGAGTTAGATTGTGCCTATTTACAAAAATGCTCTACATCTTCGTAAATTAGATTTTTCTCATATAGTCTCTTTTAATGTGCCATTTTTTCCTGTTGGGATCCTAACCGATACAAGAATTTTATACATAAGATTTAGATCCATGTGtaggctcatgcctttaatcccagcaatTCGaaaggctaaggtgggaggattgcttgaggccaggagttagagaccaactTGGGAAAtataatgagactctgtctctaaaaaagaaaaaaaaaaaaaaaaaaaagaaagaaagaaaaagaaaaagaaaaaaaaaattagccgtaGATCCCAGGAGGTCAAAGGTACAGTGAGTTATGGTCATGCtatgctactgtactccagcctgggtgacaaagtaagactctgCCCTTTAAAGACTCTGTCCCTTAaagacaaaaaaacccaaaaaaccccaCCCAAAACCAAAAGATATAGAATCATTCTATATTTTGagacattttaaagagtttaagggggccagcgtggtggctcatacctataatcctagcagttttgggaggccaaggagggaggattgcttgaggccaggagttggagaccagcctgagcaagaatgagacccccatgtctacaaaaaatagaaaaattaggctggtgtggtggcatgctcctgtagtcccagctatttgggaagctgaggcaggagaattgcttgagcccaggaatttgaggttgctggtgagctatgatgatgccactgcactctagcctgggcaacagtgcaagattctgtctcaaaaaaaaaaaaaaaaacaaacaaaaaaaacaacaaaactttaaaataaagaagtaatcAATATGAACATTGCTCAACTTTACTATTAACTTGATCAGGGAATTTCTAATTAAATCAATTCTCTAGGCTAAAAGCCTATATACTGGGTGGGACATGATATATTGTTTGCAAGACATGGATTGGAAAGTTCCTCAGCTCTGTGACAAAATGCGAGATTTCACTCTTGGAACCTGGAAACAAGGTCTAAGTGACATGACAGAGTGTAGATTTTTTGACTAAGATGCTGATGAAATATTCTTGGGTTCATGCGGGATATAAGCCCTAGAATGAGGACATTCAGTGTTCTTTAGGTCTGATAGTTCCACTCTTTAATGGTCATGAATCCACCAACCCAGCAGAAAGGAAGTTATCAATAAGCTATGTCCACCAGCTAATGTAATTTATCCTTTGCCCTAATTGGTAAGTATCTCACACAAGTAAATATGTGAATGTATTCTTTCTGTTGACCAATTAAATAGCACCTGTGGTCATGGGGGGCACTTTCATATGAGACTAGtagtatacattaaaaatatttcccaacaATTCTACTTCTCATTATATATCCTTTGGAAGTATTAAATAACGTACACATGTGTACAAGAAGACGTGTAAAGAAATTTGTCTATTGTTACCTGTAAAGGTAAAAATTCGTAAACACATTCACTAATGGAGGAATGGTTAGATAAACTATTCTGATGGCCGTTCTCTACTCGTTCTTCCATATCGAATTTTCACAATGTTTGTTCTGCTCTGTGCCCTGTAATACTGAATTTGATGGACTAAATCAATGGGTGGCTCTTGTCCTCTGGCTTTTGCTTGGGTGTAGCTAATGGAGGCTATGGCAGAAATTTGGAGGACTGGAAGACAGCGAAATCACGGTATTTATTCCCCCAGTTTCCTCCCATCCGAGCTTTGTGTTAGCAAGTACTCTAACCAAAGCCCTTAGCTCTCGTTGGTAGCCTTCTTCTGCTATTGCAGCTCTTTCTCTGGTTTCTGGTACTGCTTCTTCCCACTGCCCCTCAGCATTGGGGATAGCAATGGCTTCCTGTTGTAAGCTAGTCCTGGATACTTTGCTATTCCTTGTTGATTTCCTTTAATGCTGTCTGCACCATTGTAGATTAGATTTCCTCATTGACTCCATTTGaatgtggtatttttttcctgGTGGGACCCTGACATGAGTATTTGTGCATGAACAAGCCCCAAGAAATAGCTCCTTAGTATGATGTCTTGGATTAGTTGGCTCACATATTTGAGGCGTACCTGTGTAATTTCCTTATATTTAACATTTGCTTATGTTCCTCTCATAGTCATTTCCtacaattctattttaaaaatatttttacccttttttttacattttagctTTGGcctaattttatactttatatttcagCTTTGTTcagttaaacaaatatttaatatgtgccaGAAAATGTACAAGACACTGGAGATATAGAGGAAAATAAGGCAACATTTCTGTCCTTGAAGAGCTTCCATCTGCAGgacatggagagagagacagatagttTCAATATCACAGGTGGCTGTAGTGATAAAGTATGCAAAAGATGCTATGGGAGTATAAAGAGGAGCAGAGAGTGGAGTAGTGGTTTTTTGCAATAGCTGTGCATGAGAATTATCTGAGGCACTTCTGAAAAATACTAAGACTTTTGGCCCACATCCCAGAGAGTGTGATTCAGTTGCTCTGGTTggacacattattattattattattttgcaattgagactattttcttttcctttttgcctttttcttccttgttattctggacatttttaaatacacaataaatcactattaactatagtcatcctatttTGATACTGAATACTAGATCATATTTCTTCTATCTATCTGtatttttgtgcccattaaccaaACTTTCTTTACCTCCCCCTCcatgctacccttcccagcctctgataaacATTTTACTCTCTAActctatgagatcaattttttagctcccatatatgagtgagaacatacgatatttgcctttctgtgcctggcttatttcacttaattgcctccagttccacccatgttgttgcaaatgacaggatttcattcttttttatggctaagtaatatttgattgtgtatatataccacattttctttatccattcatccattgatgtatacttaggttgattccatatttggctattgtgaatagttctgcaataaacatgaaagtgTAGATATATGTTCAATATACTGATTccctttcttttgggtatatacccagcagtgggattgctggatcatatggtagttctatttgtagttttctgaggaacctgcatactgttctccacagtggttgcactattttacattcccaccaacagtgtacaagagttctttctccacatccttgccagcattcgttattgcctgtctttttgataaaagccattttaactggagtgagatgatatctcattgtagttttgatttgaatttctctgatgactaatgatgttggccattttttcatatacctgttggccatttgcatgtcttcttttgagaaatgtctattcagatcttttgcccattttattattattattattatttttttattttttgtttgtttttcagctcattatgggggtacaaaagatcaggctatatacattgcccatgcctccccatccccccgggtctgagcttcagttgtgtccattccctagacagtgcacatcacactcatcatgtaggtgtgcactcctcccctccccccaccccatcccccccagtcagaatttcaagcatgtccattccccagacagtgcgcattgcactcaacgagtaggtatacacccatcccttccacctagccctgacctctgtccaatacccaattggtgttattcccaaatgtgcactcagggaaaccagtttgctggtgagtacatgtggtgcttatttttccattcttgggatatttcacttaatagaatgggttccaactctctccaggagaaccaaagagatgccatatcgccattatttctaatagctgagtaatattccatggtatacatataccacattttgctaatccattcatgaatggatgggcatttgggttgtttccacatctttgtgattgtgaattgtgctgctataaacattcgggtgcaggtgtcttttttatagaatgacttttgttcttctgggtagatgcctaataatgggattgctggatcgaatggtaggtcgacttgaatctgtttaaggtatctccacattgctttccacagggtctgcactagtttacagtcccaccagcagtgtatgagtgtacctatctctccacacccacgccaacatgttagattatttgattctttttctgttgagttgttggagctccttacatattctagttattaatcccttgtcagatgagtagtttgcaaatattctctcccattctgtgtgttttctctgccatttgttgattatttcctttgctgtgtagaaccttatttttagtttgatacaatcCCATTTGTCAATTTTCGCTTTGGTTGCCTGGGCTTTTGAGGTTttacttaagaaatctttgcccagacaaatgtcctggagcatttccccaatgttttcttctagaagtttcacagtttcaggtgTACATATCTGACTCTTCTTTTACCACTCTCTACCCTGTACTTAATATTCCTTTAGTACTAAACCACTATAGTTTCTCAAACATGCCATAGCATGCTGCACCTCATTCTGCATGCTATTAGTTCTTCTTGTAATTAACCCCTCCTCCCCTCATAACTCTTTCTCTTCAGCCTCTACTTAAGTATTACTTTCCCTAGGAAATCTACCTAGTTCCTCCCAGGTAGATTTAGGGGttctttcttctgtgttcctACCCACAGCATTGAATGTGACTTTAGTAGAGCTATTATCAGATTGGATTCATACTTCATTTGTATGTATATGCCTCCTGAGCTCTAAGCTACTTGGGCAGGGACTGGCATATGGGTAATAGTCAAGAATGGGCTGAACGAATAAACTTCATTTCTAGGTCCTAGCTATCAAGGGACTCACAATcatttgagctttttttttttaattgacttttgttgtcattttagaGATTGTACATtatatgccattttttaaatgtgaaagagATTCAGGTAATTTCTACTGCCTATTCTGCCTTGTGTGTGCTTAACCTGATTGAAATTTGTAGTGAAATCCACATGATTTTGATTAAATGTGTTCACACTCCCCAGGcattctgctttattttaaacCACCAATGACCAAGTCAGAATTGGCAGATAAAATTGCTAAAGGTGATGCTCCTAAAACATCTAATTTCAGTTTTGTTTCCTCCCCAGTGACTTGTTAAAAGATTTATTCTTTTGGTTGTTCTTACCAAGCCAATCAGGTTCTAGGGACAGTTTCCCTGATCACATGAGCAGAGTTGGCAAATCCGGTTTCTACAGCAGTACCTGGTCATTATTCTTCTGTGCTGTTAATTAactacttttttttattctttcagctttttatttAATAGCAGTGGCACAAGCAGAAGCTCAGTTACCAAGATACTCTAATTACGTGATGATTTTGTGGTCTCCAAAGAGGTAGGTGAAAGATATAAAGTCAAGATAACAACAGGAAAAAAGTGACTTGATCTATTCAATTCAGTTTCAGAAAATAGTATAGTGGCAGAATTTTCATTTATAGCTATTAGATAAGTTTTTGGTTGTGGTTGGGTAGGTTATAGTgtagggaagaaggaagaggtcACATTAGGTGGTACATAAAGGGCTGCAGACTGTGGAGAAAGGCAAATAACTGACTTTGCTTTTTACGTGATCTTGGAAATGTATCATGAGTTTCCAGGGTGAAACTAAGACTATGAAGGAGAGTCAAGATCAGCACAATACAGTGTTTTCAGCATAGGCAAGGGATTTGGGGGTTCAAATGATGACTTAGAAaaggatttattaattttttatctccTTAACCTGTTTAATAAGAGTGACATCAATAAAAGTCAATACCACttgctctgttttatttctgtctttgcaGAAAAGTTAAAACAGGAAGAAGTCCGTTAGAGACTAGTGTGTTATGGCATTTCTTGGGACCAAAACCAAATTATATACACAGCATTTGGAGAAGGATTGACTGGTAAACTGTCTTTCTAAGAGCTCACCTGCCCTCACTTGCATGCCTGATTGCAGACCTATCATCATTTTCAGCTGTGATGAAGAAACACTGCTAGAATGGTATTGATGGGGGAATTAATTCTTATGCTATGATAGtatatttattgggcatttaattgtgtttttttcctctctgattttGGCCACTACAATGTAAAATAGAAGTAGATaagtttcaggaaaaaataacaaatttaggaATCCAGGGGCATGGAAATTGACCTTAGAGGAAAGGTGAAAGGAATGGATAACTTAGTCTGATTATTTAATTCAAGTACAGTAAGGATTTATATGAGAGGGTTCCTAATAACActtgtatatttacttttattttatttttttattttttgtatatttacttttatagagAAACAGACAAGTGGATGTAGGCTTAAAACAAAGAATCAGAAAGCTCAGTTGGGAGCAGGGAAGAAGTTTTGGATTGTCCGAATGATGAAGcataagaatggccaaaaaagagaaatgttgaaTTCTCAAGTATCATGTCTTAGCTAATTTAGATATGCTACTGATGTGACTGGatcagaaattctattttatttctgtggcttTATTAGTAGGAcactctttttctctgttttcttcaacttaaactttaaaatgtataagaAGCTCTTCTGGGAGACTGACCAAATCCATGTGAATCTGCAACAGAAATTATGTTGTGTAGAGAGCAAATGTCAACAGAGTCATAGTTTGTAACTTTAATGTCCTTtaattaagaaaagcaaaagaaagcatGGTGGAGGAAAGTCTTAGAGAACAAAAGATTGAAAGCGTCCTTTTAGAACAAGCTCAGTTTACCCAGAGCAAAAAATAGCTCGGAGTTAGCAAGCCTAAGTGGCAATTCACTTACTGTCATATGTAACAATGGCATTAGTGGccaaaaaaaatgttattcagtGCTCAGGTAATGTTTGACTTCTatactttatatacttttaaatagatactattaatataatatgattaattttaattttctcattttttcctctttaggcAACATGGGAGTGAACCTCCCAAATGAGCCAATAAATAAAGCCAACCATTCTGTAGTGTCTGAATTTGTGTTCCTGGGACTCTCAAATTCCTGGGAGatccagattttcatttttttcttttcttgtcttttgtaTGTGTCCAGTATCATGGGAAACCTCCTGATAGTGGTCACTGTAACCTCTGACCCTTACCTGCACTCCCCCATGTATTTTTTGCTGGCCAACCTCTCTGTCATTGATCTCATATTTTGCTCCATTGCGGCACCCAAGATGATTTGTGATCTATTCAGGAAGCGAAAAGTCATCTCTTTTGAAGGCTGTATAGCTCAGATCTTCTTTAGCCACGCTGTTGGGGGCACAGAAATAGTGCTGCTTATAGCCATGGCGTTTGACAGATACGTGGCTATATGTAAGCCTCTCCACTACCTGACCATCATGAACTCGCGAATGTGCATTCTGATTTTAGTGGTTGCCTGGGCCATTGgtctcattcactcattcattcagttggCTTTTGTTGTAAACTTGCCTTTCTGTGGCCCTAATGTATTGGACAGCTTTTATTGTGACATACCTCGGCTCATCAAACTTGCTTGCACAGATACCTATAAACTGGAGTTCATGGTAACTACTAATAGTGGGTTCATTTCCTTGGGTGCTTTCTTCTTGCTTATCCTCTCTTACATCTTCATCCTGGCCATGCTTCAGAAACACTCCTCAGAGGGTTCATCAAAGGCTCTTTCCACTCTGTCAGCTCATATTACTGTTGTGGTTTTATTCTTTGgtccactgatttttttctatatgtggcCATCTCCTTCAACACCTCTGGATAAATTTCTAGCCATATTTGATGCAGTTTTGACTCCTTTTCTAAATCCAGTCATCTACACATTCAGGAACAGAGAGATGAAGATAGCAATTAGGAGAGTGTTCAGTCAGTTTATGGGTTTTAGAATAATCACTTAAATGGCTTTATTGAAACACAGTATTTCCAAGTGACTATTGAAAGTTCATAATAGGCAAACCTCATAAAGAAGGGACTTTCTACTATGCATCACTTTTATTGTTCACAGACCATCATTGCCATATGGTGGGTCTATTTTGTTCCCACTGAAAAATGTGTGACATTTTTCCTTGAAGagaaagaaggatttttttataCAACCTGTAGAAATCAAAGATTATATTACCTCTTACTTTTCAGTTCCCCAGTAACCATGCTAATAATATTGttcacatatattaaataatgttgtaaataaatttgtttctcaGTATAACTGTACTGCACTTTTCAAGCTGTCCTGCCCTATAACTGATATACTTGTTAACATCATGCTTTACTATCTGTTTGCATCCCATACTTCCCTTTTTATTTGTTCTGCATTATTATCTCGGCCTTTTGGATACGAGTAAAATGTAGCAGTCATCTTTAGGATTTGTGGTCACTTATACTTCTAATCCACACATCATGCTTTGTTCCATAGGTTAGAGAGTGTTTTCTACTTAAAAGGGCAGGTTTTCAAATAGCCATGGTTTTGTGGGCTACATGGCCTCTGTTGCAAACACTCAGTTCTGCTGTTGTAATGTGAAAATAGCCACAGACAACACATAAATGAATAGGCATGGCTgagtttcaataaaactttatttacaaaaacaggaggcAGACCATATTTGACCCAATGGCTATAATTTGCTAATTCCTGAAGTAGATTGTGCCAAAcatatagatttgtctatttccccAAATATCACATTCTTGGTGTTATAACAAGAGTCCAAAATGAAAGGCAGTATAGTATAGCACaaaattttcagttaaaatacAGAGATTCTGGTCCCAATAGCATTAACTCACTTAGTGTGTTATCTTACCAAGCCACTTTAACACTCTCTGAAATTCGGTTTCTTCAAAGGTGGCAATAGAACTCATAGGTTTATGATGACACTTAAATGAGATGGTATTTGAAAAGGCTTTTTCAATTTAAGTTAGTCAGGGTTCCTTTCCTTGACTGTAACCATTTGTTACAGTTACCATTGTTACAGTTGATTGACTCCAAAAGTCaatcaacttaaaaataaagtttgttttatctTCTAAAAGTCTTATACACTCACAAAGGTATCTTATAATGTGTCTCCATGATCTtatcttttcattgtattctggTGTGTATTTTCATTGCTTTGCGTCACCCGCAGAACTAAAGATTTTATAGTTTACTACCTCCTTCTTCATGTCATtggtaaaaaaaagagaaatatttacagaGTACATACTATATGTAAGGCACTGTTCTCAGTATTAATTCATTTGTACTCACAGTGGTCCTTGAGATGGATAGTTTTATCACCCTCATTGTACAGATTGGTtgatggaggcacagagaagtcaaaTAACTTGCCTAATGTTAGTAAATGGTAGATTTGGGTTTAAACCCAGGCTATTTGGGGAAAACTCTCAAAGCgtatttttcttctgctcttgCAGCACAACAATCatcaacacagaaaaattattctGTGACCAAATGCAGGGGTTTATTTTCCCATACAACAAGCAGCTGAAATCAGCTGGAAGTCCTCTAATTCATTTCTCACACTAGCTACCTGGAGATAGCGTtagatcccacagggtgagggctcagttcCCAAGACTGCCGTCCCCCCACCACCAGTCACAAGTGTGGACCTACAGAACTTCTGACTGATTAAGAAGTTTGGGTTCTCACAACTTTTTCATGGGTCCAATTAATTttctagagcagctcacagaattCAAGGAAGCACACttattggtttattataaagatatTACAAAAGATACAGTTGAAAAGATGTGTAGGGCAAGGTAAGGGATATGGAGCTTTCATACCCTCCCAGGGCCATTCTCCAGGAACCTCCTCTTGTTCAGCTATcgggaagctctctgaaccctgtcctcttgggtttttatggaggctttgTTATATATGCATCGTTGACAACGGTGTAGAAATGTGAACAGAAAGTACACCTTCCAAACCCaggaaggcctgtctgttcagatccttcctggcctctctgtgcaggaTTCCTTCTTCTAGGATAtagggcagggccctctctggaatgatGGTCTTTTGACCCACAATCAGATTAGAGTCCTGTTTTGGGCAGGCAAAAGGTAGACAGGAGAagtttagttttgcaggatacaaaattctaggctggcagttgttctgtttaagaagattgaagatgggggcCCACTCCTTGCTGGCTTGTAAGATTTTCACTGAGACGCCTGCTGTTatcctgatgggttttcccttgtaggtcagttgttgcttACGTCTAGCTgctttgtagaattttctctttcatttttcctttggccaggttgatgactgTGTGTGTtagagatgtcctatttgctatgaatcttcccagagtTCGAttaccatcttgtatctggatgtctgaatATCTGGTGGtactagggaagttttcctcaataattcccttaaATAGATTTTCCAGGCTTTTAgtgctttgttctttctcagggatacctataatctGTATGTTTGTTCACTTAGCATAGTCCCATACCTCTCTAAGTGATTGCTCTACCTTTgttgttctcttctctgcctctttaaatgattGAGTTAGCTTGAGAGCcttgttttcaagctctgagattctttcttctcctaggTTTAATCTGTTGCTGAAAATTTCTGCTGCATTTTAGAAATCTCTGAATGacgctttcatttctttaagttctgtaatatctttcctaattttgtctagttctttagtgacttttttttattaatttcctgagttttttttggatttctttttgttGGGTTTCAACTTtatcttcaattccattcatcttatttgccatccatattctgaattccatttcagTCACTTTGACAATTTCCTTGTAGTTGGAGTTCACTTCTGTAGTTCCACTGTGATCTCTTCAGAGTGtttatctgttttgatttttcatgttgcccgggttcttttgctggtttcttatCACCTGAGACCTCTTTTCTCCACTCAGGGCTTATAGGTTTGCAGGGCTCCTGTTCCTTGCTGGAAACTCTCCTGCTTAGTTAGAGTAAGGGACGGTCACTAGATGGCGCTCTTTTCACCCcctactctggaatgttgacTTGGCAGAGGAGGGGTGTGTGCACTAGAAGCCTGTAAGGCAGCTGTTCTCATTTGTTCTGTTCACCTGTGATTGCCTCTGCTCAAGCCTGTGCTGAATGCTGTTTGAGTTGAGTGTTGGTAGGATGTTTGAGTTGTGAGCCTGGTGAGACTCTCTTTACTGAGGCTGGTGTTGTGGGGATTGCTCTACCCAGGGTTTCTCCATAGAGGTAACAGCAGCGGCTGGACGTGCTTGGGTTCTCAGGCTGTGTGCGTTTGCTTAAACCAGGTAGCAGTGTACTGGTGACTTGAGGCTGGGGGGTCCCTGGCAGGGCACTGGACTTTGGAGCAGTTTTTCCAGCCCTGCAACAGTGGTGgaggctctggggtggggtcctggggtccAGGTTCAGTGCTGGAGACTTGGGGATGATGTCGGGCCTGGTGGGGGTTCTGGATGCACAGAGGTGGAGTCTTGGGCTCCAACGTGAAAGCctcagagctgggactggggaggagccAGGAGCAGAGCTTCTGAGCAGGGCCGAGGAGCCAGAAGCAGGGCCAAGTGGATCAGAATCGGATGGCAGTTCTGATCCAACCTGGAAGGCGGGATCAGGGCCAACCAGCCAGAAGGAAGTAGGGGCCTTGAGGGCGGAGTTGGGCGCGCACTTGGCAGGTTGTTCCGCAGGCTTAGGGGCCCTGCAGATGCCAAGTCAGGTGGGCAGGTGTCAGTTCCTGCAGCCCAGGGACTGTGGAGTTCTCCACTCTCCACCCAGGGCCTGCTGAAGCAGTAGCCCAAAGCCTCTTAGGTCAGAGCCTGCTGCTCCCGGGTCATTTCCCATGCTCAGATCCCTTTGCTTTAGGGGAAAAGCGCTTGGCTTCAAGTCACCGGGTATGGCTCAGAGAAGCCACAAGTCAGTGCACGCCCTCCACAGCCCAGTGCAGATCTGGAGCGCTGCACCAGAGAGCTCAGGATGTCTTTAACTGCTGCCTGATCCCCACCGTGACTGTTTGGTGCAACAgctctgcacagactccaggcaggtccCCAGCTGCACAACCAAGCAGTCTGTGGGGGTGGTAAGAGCCCAGTTGCAGTTCAGTTTGCACTGTGCCAGCACAGCGAGTGCGGAGCCCCAGTGCTCTGTCTATCCGCCTATTGTTCCCGGGGCCTTCTCTGATCTTGTTATTTGTATCACCCCgtcacatttttgttttccacTCTGAGTGTTTGTTGCCTTTCTGTGATTTCACAATGCTGCTTCAGAGAAGAGCGATACTTATGTAGGCAGCTGCCTATACCTTTCCTTCAAATCCATTTTGTAAACTGAAACCAGAGTAATATTTATACACGTGAAGTCTGGTCAAATCACCATTCTGCTTAAAATCTTTTTGACCTCT encodes:
- the LOC138377393 gene encoding olfactory receptor 4F15-like; amino-acid sequence: MGNLLIVVTVTSDPYLHSPMYFLLANLSVIDLIFCSIAAPKMICDLFRKRKVISFEGCIAQIFFSHAVGGTEIVLLIAMAFDRYVAICKPLHYLTIMNSRMCILILVVAWAIGLIHSFIQLAFVVNLPFCGPNVLDSFYCDIPRLIKLACTDTYKLEFMVTTNSGFISLGAFFLLILSYIFILAMLQKHSSEGSSKALSTLSAHITVVVLFFGPLIFFYMWPSPSTPLDKFLAIFDAVLTPFLNPVIYTFRNREMKIAIRRVFSQFMGFRIIT